The Bubalus kerabau isolate K-KA32 ecotype Philippines breed swamp buffalo chromosome 10, PCC_UOA_SB_1v2, whole genome shotgun sequence sequence GTTCTGCCGAGGTGTCTGAGCAGCTGACGTCTCAGTGATGGGGTTCTTCCTTCCACAGGGTGTTTTTGTCATATTTTGGGAGCCCATTtgggtttaaaaataaacaaaacccttCCAGACCCAAAGGACTAAGTCAGTAGTGATAGAATCTATGTTACAGAAGAAGGTAAGGGAACTCTCCCAGACCCTTAGATCTCAGAACGTGGTCACCACTTTCTCAGGAACCTACTAGCtatgagccacaggggaaggaaGCCCCAGAACGAACATTAAGAAGACCCGCTCTCCTCTGGAAGGGCAGAGCAGTTCCCTGTGCCAAGCAGTTATTTGTCCCCTAACCTCCCCTCAGCGTCCAGAGTTCCTGTCTCTCTGGGCTGGGACAAACGAGAACCCCAATTGCCCAAAAAGGATATGTGGGCCGCAGAGAAAGGAAGCGTGTCCATGATGGCCTGCCGGCCACCCGGCTCCATTTTCACCGGGGAGACGAGGGGCAGTCTTTCCAAACAGGTGGACGTGAAGGGCCAGGGGCACTGCTGCTGGCCCAAGGGCAGAGGTCGCGGTTTGGCAGCTCCCCAAGGTCGCAGGGCCACCTTGGAGGAGGGCTGGCTCAGGGCAGATGGGTCCTGAGGAAGATCGCCCCTCCAGCGGCCACCGGGCCCATGGCCTAGTAGCTGGCCGAGAATCCACTCCTCCTGGATGTGGGCAGGTACAACTGCCAAGGGACAGTCTGCTGGGGGAGCCTGATAGGGTTTAGGGATCATTCTCGGAGAGACGGGGTACCTGGGAGAATCTAGAGGCTTGGCCAGCGATAAGCTTCCCAGCGGAGCCTCCCCTGGTGGCTGGGCCCGCCTGGGCAAGGCCACCAGAGGAAGCGGATCTTTATGGGCACTGCCCTCGGGAGGCAAGGGCTCACTTCTCCCGTCTGGCACTGGCCCCTGGAATCTCCCGCCCAGCTGATTCAGGTGCCCCGATGGATCCACCAGTACCTTTTGTAACACCGAGTCCACAGCCTGGGATATGGCCCCTGTCAGTTCTTTCTTCAGACTCTCCAGCAAGGCCCGTGCTCCAGTGGGAAGAAACCTGGGCCCCTCAGACAGGTACTGGACCTCAGATACTCTGTGTTTCTCCACCCTGGAGAGGTCCCCGATGGACCCTTGGCTGTGGTCGCTGTCCGCCCCCCAGGGCCCAGACCTAGAGCCATTCCTTTGGTCTGCCGTTGGAGGGCCCTGAGCTGCAGCCCTGGGCTCCACGGCCCGCAGGATGCGCTCCTGCAGGTGTCTCATCTGCTGCCTCAGCAGGTGAAGCTGTCCTCTCACCCGAGGACCCCCCTTCCTGCCGCCGCCGCCCCGGTTCCCCGCGGGGCCTGCCTCCAGGGGGTCTTGCTGCATTGGAAGGCTCTGCTTCCTCTTCCGCCCCTGGGCCTTCTCTGGGCGGCTAGGGCTGTCCCCGGCGGGGGCCCTGCTTGGCCCCAGAGAGGTTGGGGAGAGGAACATGCCTTGGACGATGGTCTCTACTCTGGCCCTCTTTGCCTGGATGTGCTCATCCCCAAAGCAGTCAGGGTCGAAGAGG is a genomic window containing:
- the PROX2 gene encoding prospero homeobox protein 2 isoform X1 — protein: MDPNSSLLLGPAQHPTEPCMEGGRSLSPREQSRCSPFAWSQVPSSSLFDPDCFGDEHIQAKRARVETIVQGMFLSPTSLGPSRAPAGDSPSRPEKAQGRKRKQSLPMQQDPLEAGPAGNRGGGGRKGGPRVRGQLHLLRQQMRHLQERILRAVEPRAAAQGPPTADQRNGSRSGPWGADSDHSQGSIGDLSRVEKHRVSEVQYLSEGPRFLPTGARALLESLKKELTGAISQAVDSVLQKVLVDPSGHLNQLGGRFQGPVPDGRSEPLPPEGSAHKDPLPLVALPRRAQPPGEAPLGSLSLAKPLDSPRYPVSPRMIPKPYQAPPADCPLAVVPAHIQEEWILGQLLGHGPGGRWRGDLPQDPSALSQPSSKVALRPWGAAKPRPLPLGQQQCPWPFTSTCLERLPLVSPVKMEPGGRQAIMDTLPFSAAHIQEGLNPGHLKKAKLMFFFTRYPSSSLLKAYFPDVQFNRCITSQMIKWFSNFREFYYIQMEKFARQAISDGVTNPKMLVVLRDSELFRALNMHYNKGNDFEVPDCFLEIASLTLQEFFRAVSAGKDADPSWKKPIYKIISKLDSDIPEIFKSSSYPQELFGN
- the PROX2 gene encoding prospero homeobox protein 2 isoform X2, coding for MDPNSSLLLGPAQHPTEPCMEGGRSLSPREQSRCSPFAWSQVPSSSLFDPDCFGDEHIQAKRARVETIVQGMFLSPTSLGPSRAPAGDSPSRPEKAQGRKRKQSLPMQQDPLEAGPAGNRGGGGRKGGPRVRGQLHLLRQQMRHLQERILRAVEPRAAAQGPPTADQRNGSRSGPWGADSDHSQGSIGDLSRVEKHRVSEVQYLSEGPRFLPTGARALLESLKKELTGAISQAVDSVLQKFNRCITSQMIKWFSNFREFYYIQMEKFARQAISDGVTNPKMLVVLRDSELFRALNMHYNKGNDFEVPDCFLEIASLTLQEFFRAVSAGKDADPSWKKPIYKIISKLDSDIPEIFKSSSYPQELFGN